The Candidatus Poribacteria bacterium genomic interval ATACCTGTCCGCCGATGTGCGGCAGTGCTTTCGCTGCCGGGTTGTTGAAAGTTTCAACCGGGGTATCCATCACCTCAAAGATCCGTTCCGCGCCTGCATAGGCATGGATCATAAAGTTGTAAAAATCACCAAACCACTTGAGGGGGCTATACAGCATCCAGAGATAGATGATAAACGCCATCAATTCACCGAGTGTCAATTCTCCACCGAGAATCTGTCTGCCGCCAAAATACCAGACAAAAAACACGCCGAAACTCATCAGAAAGTTTGTCACTGTGAAGAAGACGACCCCAGCCCGATCTGCGCTGACACTTACTTGCCGTAGCTCGTCATTCCGCTGATTAAAGCGCATCCTTTCCCGCTTTTCTTGGGCAAATGCTTTGACCAATCGAATGCCGGTAATTGACTCATTCAAATGGGCTGACAGTCGCCCCCATTTGACAGACCAGCGACGCCAGTAGCGTTCCATGCGATTCCAGATTAGTGCACCTCCCAAAATAATGAGGGGTACAGGAAGCAGCACATAAATCGTCAGCATCCAGTTTTTATATAACAACAACGTTAAAATACCTAGCACCAGCAGCGCATTCGACAGGAGGAAAGGAAGATCGTAAATCATATATTCCTCCAGAAGTTCTGCATCGTTAGTCATGCGCGAGATGAGATTGCCGACCTTTCGTTTATCGTAAAATCTCAGAGGTGTGAACTGTAGCACACGATAGAGCTCCGCACGAATATCCTCCGCCGCTCGAAACCCGAGCCAACTGGTTATCGCTGTACGCCCCACTTGGAACAACCACATCAAGAGCCGAATGCCCAAAAGTGCCATGGCAAACCACACCAAAAGTTCATAGTTTGATTTCGGAGTGAGCACATCGTCAATAATGCGCTCCGTGATGAGTGGGGGCAGTAACTCTATCAGCGCAGCAGCTGTCGTAAGCACAAAAACGAATATCAGTTGAAGGCGATAGGGGCTAATGTAGCTGACAATCCGCCANNNNNNNNNNNNNNNNNNNNNNNNNNNNNNNNNNNNNNNNNNNNNNNNNNNNNNNNNNNNNNNNNNNNNNNNNNNNNNNNNNNNNNNNNNNNNNN includes:
- a CDS encoding ABC transporter ATP-binding protein encodes the protein WRIVSYISPYRLQLIFVFVLTTAAALIELLPPLITERIIDDVLTPKSNYELLVWFAMALLGIRLLMWLFQVGRTAITSWLGFRAAEDIRAELYRVLQFTPLRFYDKRKVGNLISRMTNDAELLEEYMIYDLPFLLSNALLVLGILTLLLYKNWMLTIYVLLPVPLIILGGALIWNRMERYWRRWSVKWGRLSAHLNESITGIRLVKAFAQEKRERMRFNQRNDELRQVSVSADRAGVVFFTVTNFLMSFGVFFVWYFGGRQILGGELTLGELMAFIIYLWMLYSPLKWFGDFYNFMIHAYAGAERIFEVMDTPVETFNNPAAKALPHIGGQVSFKDVAFGYDPGKPVLRGIDLEVAPGEMIGLVGKSGVGKSTVINLICRFYDVSRGRVKIDGEDIRDIRLEDLRGQIGMVHQEPTLFNVTIAENIRYGRPDATFDEVIRAAIAAEAHEFIVAKPDGYDTKVGERGGKLSGGEKQRIAIARAILHDPKILILDEATSSLDTPTEKKIQIAIARLVKGRTTFAIAHRLSTLRNADRLVVLDEGKIAEVGTHAELMERKEIFYKLVHTQQTTTAIMVVGGGKDDSDEDSEDDDE